The Peribacillus simplex genome contains the following window.
CGTTTCAGGCGGTAATTCATGGCTGCCACTTCAATGATAACAGATAAATTTCGGCCTGGACGTACAGGTACGGTTATTTTCGTCACTTCTGTATCGATGATTTTCATTTTTTCTTCATCTAGACCAACCCGGTCATACTGCTTGTTTTTTTCCCATAGTTCCAGATTGATGACGATTGAGATCTTTTTATTGCTTCGGACTGCACCAGCTCCAAAAAGTGTCATTACATTAATGATTCCCAACCCTCTTATTTCAAGAAGATGTTCGATTAAATCCGGCGCATTCCCGACTAGCGTATCCTGGTCTTCCTGTCGGATTTCGACACAATCATCCGCTACGAGACGATGACCCCGTTTCACTAATTCCAAGGCTGTCTCACTTTTACCGACGCCGCTTTTACCGGTGATCAGCACACCTAGCCCATAGATATCCACCAATACACCATGAACAGCAGTAGTTGGTGCCAATCTACTTTCAAGGAAATTGGTCAAACGGCTGTATAAACGTGTTGTCTTCATACTAGACCTCATCACAGGAACGGATTCCCGCTCAGAAGCTTCAATCAACTCTATCGGCACTTCCTGACCACGCGTAATGATGATGCCTGGAGTAAAGTCCCTGCATAACTCTTCCATCCTTTGTATTCGCTCCGGTTCATTCAACCGATTAAAAAAGGACATCTCCGTCATACCTAAAAGCTGTACTCTATCCGCGGGATAGTAATCAAAAAAACCGGCTATTTCAAGTCCTGGACGAGATAGATCACTCGTCACAATTGGTCGGTTAATTCCTTCTTCCCCACTGATAAGTTCTAGGCCAAACGCTTCAACTATATCCTTTGTACGGACTTTTGCCATATATCTTTCCTCCTTTTGGAGCGATGCTATTTCTAGAGAT
Protein-coding sequences here:
- the hprK gene encoding HPr(Ser) kinase/phosphatase, which gives rise to MAKVRTKDIVEAFGLELISGEEGINRPIVTSDLSRPGLEIAGFFDYYPADRVQLLGMTEMSFFNRLNEPERIQRMEELCRDFTPGIIITRGQEVPIELIEASERESVPVMRSSMKTTRLYSRLTNFLESRLAPTTAVHGVLVDIYGLGVLITGKSGVGKSETALELVKRGHRLVADDCVEIRQEDQDTLVGNAPDLIEHLLEIRGLGIINVMTLFGAGAVRSNKKISIVINLELWEKNKQYDRVGLDEEKMKIIDTEVTKITVPVRPGRNLSVIIEVAAMNYRLKRMGVNAAEQFSDRLNHAIADPEHDEF